The stretch of DNA TCTGCAAAGACTTCCGGGTTCAAGTCCCGGGTTCCGCATCACAATTTTGAATGCAAAGATTTTAAATTTTGGATTGATCGCCCATCTAAAATCCAAGTTTAAAATCTAAAAATACGATGCTGACCAGTCTTCAGAATCCTCTCGTTAAGCAAATTAGGAAGCTGCACAATGCCAAGGGACGGCGAGAGCAGCAACTCTTTTTGTTAGAGGGAACTCACCTTTTAGAAGAAGCTTGTGCGGTAGGTTATCCCTTGGTTACGGTTTGCTTTACGCCAGAATGGCAAGAGCGTCATCAGCAACTTTGGCAAGATGCGGCTTCGCGATGTCAACGAGCCGAATTGGTGAGTCCGGAAGTCCTTAAGGCGCTCGCAACGACTGTTCAACCGGATGGGGTTGTGGCAACGGCACAGCGCTTTCTTACCTCTGATTCAGCGCCTCTCCCAGAGGTACCTCTCCTCACGGGTGTCGGTCTAGCTTTGGAGACGCTGCAAGATCCAGGCAACCTCGGAACGATCATTCGCACAGCCGCCGCCGCAGGTACCGATCGCTTGTGGTTGAGTACGGATAGTGTGGACGTGGACAATCCGAAAGTGTTGCGCTCTTCAGCAGGTCAGTGGTTCCGGCTTCCTGTGACAATCAGCCCTGATTTGCAAGAGGTTGTTAGCCAATGTCAGGCTCAAGGAATACAAGTCGTCGCCACACTCCCGGATGCCACATTGAATTACTGGGACATCGATTTGCGCGGCCCCACCCTAATTCTGCTAGGGAATGAGGCGGCTGGACTTAGAACTGACTTAGCCATCCAAGCGGATCGACAGGTCAAAATTCCGCTCATGCCGGGAGTAGAGTCCTTAAATGTGGCGATCGCGGCCGCTTTGATGCTATATGAAGCCCAACGACAACGCCACAAGCAGGGTTGAAGGTTGTTCTACCTAGCCCCTCCCAAGGCTGGGTGGGAAAGTTGGACTTGTCTATTCAGCCTCGTCATCCAACATTCCAGCTTGTGGTAGCTGTTTGTCCTCAAAAAAGGCAGCTAGATCAGCCGCCGCTTCTTCCCACAGATTGGAGTCATGCTGGTTTTGGCGAGAAAAGTCACCTTCTAACGGCAAATCAGATTCCGTGGCTTGAAGCTCTGGAGGTAAGATATTCTCTAACTGCTCCAACGATTCCCTAAAAGCTCTGTCCGCAAAGTTCCGTAGATTTGGCTGATGCTCTTGCATAATGATTGACTCCCAAAACACCCTTTAATCGCAGAACAGCCGATGAAAACTTCTAAGATACATCATGATGCTTGGGGAAGTTTGAAGGCCATAATCAGGCAGGAAAAATTCTAAAGAATTACAGTAGGAACGATGCAGTCTGAAGGGTTTCCGACTTCCCGATTCCGAAAAAACTGACGACTGGGGACTGCAACCAAACAAAATTTTGTAACATCCTCCATGCCCAATTTGTTCATCCTCCAATTAGGGCAACGACCAACCACGCTATAAAATTTGGGATTTTAGTTGGGCGGAGAAACTCAAACCATAACTGCTGCTAGGGTTCCCGCTATGGCAGCCAGAGGAACGAGTGAATTAAACTAAATACTTGTGTTCATAGATTGCACAAGTTAAGAATAGGGAGGGCGATAGGCATTACACAGATGAATGTGAGTCAAGAATTTGATTACGATTTGGTGATTATTGGAGCTGGTGTGGGCGGACATGGCGCGGCTTTACATGCCGTTAGCTGTGGATTGAAAACCGCAATTATTGAAGCGGCACAGATGGGGGGTACCTGTGTCAATCGAGGCTGCATCCCATCAAAAGCGTTATTGGCCGCATCGGGGCGGGTGCGGGAGCTACGGAACGCCCACCACCTGAAGTCCTTGGGTATTCAGGTGGGCAGTGTGGAGTTTGATCGGCAAGCGATCTCCAGCCATGCGACCAATCTGGTGAGTAAAATTCGCGGCGATCTTACCAATAGCCTCAAACGTTTAGGTGTTGATATTATTCAGGGTTGGGGTAGGGTCGCTGGACAGCAAAAAGTCACCGTGGCTACAGACAGTGGCGAAAAAACCATTACAGCAAAAGATATTCTGCTATCCACAGGTTCCATTCCTTTCGTCCCTCCGGGGATAGAGATTGATGGCAAAACGGTGTTTACCAGTGACGATGCCGTAAAGCTAGATTGGCTACCCGACTGGGTCGCCATTATTGGCAGTGGTTACATTGGTCTGGAGTTTGCTGATGTTTACACGGCTCTAGGGTCTGAAATTACGATGATCGAAGCCCTCGACCAATTGATGCCGACCTTTGACCCGGATATTGCTAAATTGGCAACACGCATTCTGATCACACCCCGTGATATTGAAACCCATGTGGGTGTGTTTGCCACAAAAGTGATTCCGGGTTCACCCGTGGTGATTGAACTGACGAACCCCAAAACCAAAGAAGTCGTGGATGTTCTGGAAGTGGATGCCTGCCTGGTGGCAACCGGTCGGATTCCAGCCACCAAAAATCTAGGACTAGACGCGGTGGGTGCCGAAACCGATCGCAGGGGCTTTATTCCGGTCAATGACACCATGGCAGTCCTGTCAGGAGGTGAGCCAGTGCCACACTTGTGGGCGATTGGCGATGCGACGGGTCAAATGATGCTGGCTCATGCCGCCTCCGCTCAAGGAATTGCGGCAGTCGAAAATATGTGTGGTCGTCACCGTACTGTAGACTATCGCAGCATCCCAGCCGCCGCCTTTACTCATCCAGAAATTAGCTATGTGGGACTGACAGAACCCGCTGCTAAAGAACTGGGTGAGAAAGAGGGATTTGAGGTGGCTACGGTTCGGTCATACTTTAAGGGGAATTCTAAAGCGATCGCAGAAGGAGAAGCCGATGGTATAGCTAAAGTAATCTACCGTCCAGATACAGGCGAAGTCCTCGGTGTTCATATTTTGGGACTCCACGCCTCTGATTTGATTCACGAGGCATCCAATGCAATCGCGCAGCGTCAGTCCGTTAACACTCTTGCCTACTTAGTCCATGCTCACCCCACCCTGTCGGAAGTGCTGGATGAAGCCTACAAACGAGCTGTGCTGAGTCATTAGTCAGTTCAACGTTGTCAGTTGACCCAAAACCAATGACTAATGACCAATGACCAATGACCCCTAACCTAACTCATGCAAATTCGCCGACGCCCACCTAGTCCCCCTGTTGACATCAGCATCATTCGTTATCAAGTTAAAGTCCCAGACGCTGAGCCACGCCATATCCTGGAAGAAATTGTCTGGCACAAAGAGGCGGAAGTTGACCAGATGCGAGAACGCCTGCCGTTGGTGGAATTGCGTAAGCAGGTGCAAACCGCACCGGCTCCCCGTGACTTCCAAGCTGCCTTGCTCTGTGGTAAAACGCGTCCAGCCTTGATTGCTGAAGTCAAAAAGGCATCACCCAGTAAGGGAGTCATCCGTGAGGATTTTGATCCAGCCGCGATCGCTCAAGCCTACCACCAAGGCGGTGCAACGGCGATCTCTGTGCTCACGGATCAAAAATTCTTTCAGGGCAGTTGGGAAAATTTGAGTCAGGTTCGTGCTGCCATTGACCTACCAGTCTTATGTAAAGAGTTCATTATCTATCCTTATCAAATCTACCTCGCCCGCTGTTATGGAGCCGATGCGGTTTTACTGATTGCCGCCATTCTGTCTGATCAAGACCTCCAGTACTTTGTCAAAATTGCTAAATCTTTGTCCATGACCCCCTTGATTGAGGTTCATACTCTTCAAGAGTTAGACCGCGTGTTATCTCTAGATGGGGTTACCCTGGTGGGTATTAATAATCGCAACTTGGAAGACTTTTCGATCGATCTGCAAACAACCTGCCATCTGCTAGAGGCGCGGAGTCATCAGCTCCAAGAGCGCGGTATAGCGGTTGTCAGCGAATCGGGACTTCATACAACCGCTGATTTGGAGCGAGTGGCCTGTGCGGGGGCGACTGCCGTTCTTATCGGTGAGTCATTGGTGAAACAACCTGACCCAGCTATTGCGATCGCCGATTTGTTTGCTAAGGCATGACTTGTACCCTAGGAATGCTTTTTCAATGGCGAGAACTCTCAGGGGCTTGTAGGCACGAGTGAGTTTCCGGCTCACCTCAAGCGCTAAGCGCCCCTAAGAGGATGTTTCGCTACCGCAGATTCGTCCATTTCGAGGTAAACCAGCTTTCATGGAGCCAATCCCCCTTCCCTCTTATATCCATTACGAACTGCTTCTCCAACTTCTAGAGCGTCAAACTTCCTTTGCGGTGAGTCAAAAACCAGCCGTTCGAGAGCAAGTTCATCAATTAATCAGCACCCTCCGCAAAGCCTTGGCTCAGCAGAAGCAACTTGAACAAAGCTGTCAGCGAGCTAACATACCCGTTGAGTATCGCTGGTCTCTCAATAGCGCTAGCTTGGAGCCAGACCATTCTGCCGACGTTTTTCCCCTAGGTCAGAAACCTGAAGTTAGCAAGTGAGTTCCTATCCAGTTGCATCTACATTTTAAGGCCGAGAAAAATCAGAGGGTGGGCGGGATGCCCATCCCACCATCAAGAAATTTTCTCGTGGGCTAGGTATCCCGCTTACCCCGTGAAAGGTTGGTTGTGGCTGGTGAACACCCCCTGATACCCCATCTGTTTCGATAACTCCCTTATTCCCCAAAGGAGGGGGAGAGTGGAGGAGATTGTTTAGGCCCTTAAAAAAGGGGTCTACAATTCGGATTTGATATGAGCTAGCGCTCACAACAAACAATGACACTTATTTTTCTTAACTTTTGACTTTTTGACTTTCCCAAGAGATTCAAGGGTCAAATAAAGCCAAGAAAATCCCTTGCTTCCAGCACAGGCCAACCGATTGTGAGATCCTGGAGCAGGCGGAGCGAGAAGATGGAGAACTACCCAATGGACAACAAGCACATGCTGATGATTCCTGGGCCGACACCGGTACCAGAACAAGTGTTATTGGCCTTGGCTGGGCACCCAATCAGCCACCGTAGCGACGAATTTAGCGCCATTATGGCAGAGGTGACCCAAAACCTCAAATGGCTGCACCAGACTGAGAATGATGTGTTGGTGTTGACGGCGAGTGGTACCGGTGCGATGGAAGCAGGGATTATTAACTTTTTAAGTCCCGGCGATCGCGTTTTGGTGGGATGTAACGGGAAATTTGGTGATCGCTGGGCGGATTTGTGTGCCGCCTTTGGCCTTGAAGTCGAAAAAATTACGGCTCAATGGGGTAAATCTTTAGATACGGAGCAGTTTAGAGAAAAACTAGCCGCCGACAGGGACAAGCAAATCAAAGCGGTGATCATCACCCATTCTGAAACCTCGACGGGTGTCCTCAACGACCTAGAAACCCTTAACCGTCATGTCAAAGAACATGGCGAAGCGCTGATAATTGTTGACGCGGTTACGAGCTTAGGTTCGGTTCATCTACCGATTGATCGCTGGGGGCTTGATGTCGTGGCTTCGGGTTCCCAAAAGGGCTATATGACTCCCCCTGGATTGGCCTTTGTTTCGGTTAGCCCCAAAGCCTGGGAAGCTTATCAAACCGCTAAGTTGCCCCGTTTTTACCTAGATTTAGGGGTGTACAAAAAAGCGGCGGCGAATAATATTAATCCCTTTACTCCACCCGTCAACTTGGTTGTGGCGCTACAAGTGGCGCTGCGGATGATGCAAGCAGAAGGGTTAGATTCTATCTTCGCTCGTCATCAGCGTCTGATGAAGGCAACACGGGAAGCTCTGAAAGCTCTCTCGCTACCTCTGTTTGCGGCGGATGAGGTGGCGAGTCCAGCCATTACGGCTGTGGCACCTGTATCGGTTGACTCAGAACAAATCAGATCTGTGATACAAAAGCGCTTTGATATTGCTCTGGCGGGGGGACAAGACCACCTTAAAGGAAAAATCTTCCGTATTGGTCACCTTGGCTTTGTGAGCGATCGCGACATTCTGTGCCTGATTGCGGCTCTCGAAAGCACTCTTCAAGAATTGGCCTATGAATCTTTCATGCCTGGAGTCGGTGTGGCAGCAGCAGCCAGAGTCATGAGTCATTAGAAATCCTCATGATTTATCACCTGGATTCATGACTAAAAGAGCGAGTCGCTCATTGACCCGCTCTTTTTTATATGGGATAAATTGTGAAGGAAAACAAAATATTGAAAATTGCCTAGGAGTTAGGTTAACCCAAAGGCGTAAGCGCTTGGACATGATTCGTTTGCTCCTCGCCGATTGGTTCAGTCTCAGACTGTTTCCAGCCAGTCATAAATTCGGTCTAGCTGCTCAAGGGTTACTAAACCGTACTGCCAAAGAATCATCGGCAATGGGCCTGGGTCATGCTCACGATACCGTTGCGCGATCGCCAGCGAGTCTGTGGGAATGGCTAACTCTTCTTGAAGAAAGCGAAGAAATCGAGTATAGGTTGTAGGGGTCATAGTTGCTTTCACCTCCTCTGGTCTGCTCTATTTTGGAATTAGAGGGTTGCATCCTGAAAGCTTCGGTAGCCAGTCTTCAATCCGTCCACCGTTTGCTGATTCTTGTTCTCTATGTTGAGGGTAAGAACCATTGTGACTTGTGTTCCAAATCACCAGCTATCAGAGATTTTCATCAGTTGAGTTTGTTTCTTACGCTGAGCGCCCTACAAAATTTCGCTACTAAAAGCTATGCCCTTAGATAGGATAAGATCGTAAGTCGGTCAAGCCCGCTTTGCTGAACTGGATACTCAAAACCAAAACACGGCAACCTTAAGCCAAGTTTGCTTAATGATGATCTACTCCAGCGATTGAATTCAAGCCATCTGTAAAATGGCAGATTTCCCACCGGGTGTACGTTATTTGTTAAACTCTCCTCACACCATCCTGCCAACGGGAACCCCCTTGGCGACTCGTACACTCTTTCCTTCTCGGCTCAGCCTTTGGATAGCTCAAGCGCGATTAGGTTATTAGTAGTCAATAATACCTAAAATTTTGACCACTGAAGTCTGCCTATGGAAAGAGTAGCTCATTTTCGCTACAAAACTATAAAATGTTCATGATTTTTTTTCAAGATTCTTAATAAGAATTTAAGAAGTGGGTCGAGGGGTAGGGGGGTTATTGCTGTCCAGGAATTGAATGCTGACGCGATCGCCCACCTTTAAACCGAGTTCTGCCGCACGCCCCGCACGCAGTTCAATCACTTGGTCAATCAGGATCGTGTTTTGAGGGCCATAAGAGGGACAGGGGTCGGCCTTACAGGGGGGGACATTGGCGACAATGGCTTTCACTTGCCCGTCTCGCAAAAAAATCATATCGAGGGGAATTTTAGTATTCTTCATCCAAAAGCTGGTCGGTTGCGGCGGGTCAAAGGGAAACAACATTCCCCGGTTATCCGCTAGAGACGTTCGATACATCAACCCCATTTGCTGCTGCTGGCGCGTCCGTGCCACTTCGAGTGAAATCCGCTGACCTCTGATCTCAGCTTGAGCAGAAATAGGTAACATTTGACCGGCATTTGTAGGTGACGAGGAGACGACTGGAGCAGGCGTTGGTTGTTGACTTAAGAGCCTCTCCTGCCCCGATTCGGCTGGCACGGATGAGGCACAGCTCATTAACAAAAGACTCAATACTATTCCTGATAAACCCATCTGACACTTCATCAACGTCTTTCCGCTCAATATGCCATTTATTCTCAAAGGATGTTCACCCATCCGTCTCTGGTACGGAACACCCTTAATCGCTAAGTGAGCGCTGATCGGTTGGTAATGTTCCCGACTCAGAGAGGTTGATGCTCAACAGCGAGAGCCGAGGAAAAGCCATTCCCCACTGCCATTCCCAACGCTCTACGACTCTCGCAATACATACCCGACGCCCCGCACAGTTTGAATCAAGCGCTTTTCGCCTTCATCTTCAATTTTGAGACGTAAATAACGAATGTAGACCTCAATCACATTCGACTCTCCCATAAAATCGTAACCCCAAACATTTTCGAGAATTTGTTCGCGGGTTAAGACCTCGCGGGGATGCATCATTAAATATTTAAGGAGTTCAAACTCCTTCATGGTTAAGTCAATCGCCCGCCCTCCGCGCATCGCACGACGCGTTGTCAAATCTAAAACCAGTTCCCCAAATCTTAGCTGTTCCGTAGCATTTGTTTTCGGCTCTAGATACAGCCGCACCATCTGTAGAAAAGGTTCAGTGCGATAAGGTTTAAGGAAATAATCATCAGCTCCAGACTCCAGACAAGCCACCCGATCATCTACGGTGTCACGAGCCATCAGCAGGAGTATCGGCACGCGAGAGCCGGAACTTCTAATTTGAGTACACAATCTCAGTCCTGACTCGCCAGCAAGCGCTCGATCCACAACAACCATAGCCGGTTGGAGTTCACAGGCTTGATGCCAGCCGCTACTAGCATCATGTGCAACGACAGTACAATATCCTGCTTCTTTCAAATCCAGGCTCAGTCGTTCAGCAAAAGCTTCGTCTGTTTCTACAACTAAGACACAGGGATTAGGGTCAAGGGTAGCAGAGTGCATGGGCAGAGCTTGTACTTTCAACCTGGGTATATACCTGAGCTATCTTCCTTGTTGTAGCATGTCTTGACCGTCCGTTACACAGGGGTTTGGCTTAAAACATCGATTCACTAATCAAACAATCGCTTGAGACTTTTGCCAAACGTCAAAAAAGAGAGGAAGGGAATCTGATGCATTTGCCTTATTTCCGTGTTGAGACTACTCATGATGAATATTAGAGCGGAGTTTTAGGGAATGTTAATTACGGAAAGCTTAATAAGGGAAAGTTCATGCTGGAATTTGTACGAACCCTTGTAGATGCAAGAGGCTTTATTCCTCAAGGACACTGCTATCTTTGGAAACCTGAGCTAGTCTGGCTCCATGTTGCAGCAGATGCGGTGACAGGAATTTCTTATTATTCAATTTCCTTCCTGTTAATTTATTTTGTTCATAAAAGGCGAGATTTGCCCTTTAACTGGATTTTTCTCATGTTTGGCAGCTTTATCGTCGCCTGTGGTACGACTCATTTATTCGAGGTATGGACACTCTGGCACCCAACTTACTGGCTTTCGGGATTGATCAAAGCAATTACCGCTTGGGTATCAGTGGGTACGGCAGTGATAGTGATGGCCTTGATTCCTAAAGCACTGGCTCTCTCCAGCCTAGCCCAGTTAGAAGGGATTAACCTTGAACTAAGAAGCGAAATTACTCAACGGAAAGAAGCCGAAGAAGCGCTACAAAGAGTGAATGAACAGCTAGAAATCAGACTTCAGAAATGTACCGCAGAGTTAGCCAAAATCAACGAATCACTGCAAATAGAAATAGAAGCGCGTAAGCATCAAGAAGAAGTGCTAAACCGACGCGAACAAGAATTCAAAGCGCTTGTTGAACATGCTCCAGATATCATCGCACGGTTCGATCGCGACTTGCGTCATGTCTACATCAACCCAGCCATAACACGAGCAACAGGATTATTACCTGAGACATTTATCGGCAAAACGAATCGAGACTTAGGGATGCCAGAAGACTTGGTTCTTTCGTGGGAGAGTTTTGTACATAAAGTGTTTAAAAATGGTCAAGAAGAGTCCCTTGCATTTCAGTTTCCTACTCCCAGCGGACTGAGATATTATCAAGTTCGTCTTGTGCCGGAATTGGCAAAGGATGGCTCGATTAAATCGACGCTTTCCATTGCGCGTGATATCAGTGAACACAAGCAGGTCGAGGAAGCTTTGTTAAGGCGCAGTCGCCAATTGGAAATTCTTTCCCGCGCTAGTCATCAGATTAACACTGTACTGGAAATCCCAACAGTAATGAGAACCATGATGGCTTCAGCGATCGAGCTGGCAGGAGCATCGGCTGGGACTTACGGAATAAACAAGCAAGGGCAAATGGTTTTTACTGAATACAATCAAAATGGCAAAATTTACTCGATTGATATCACCTGTGAGCGGGGAATGGGGGTTTCCGGTTGGGTTATGGAGACCCGAAAACCTTATATATCTAATAATATTGAAAGCGACCCTCACATCTTACCGTATCTACAAAAAAGTTTTACTTTTTATAATCTAGTAAACATTCCTATTTTTAATCGCAAAGAAGAATTAATCGGCTGTTTTGAACTTCATAATAAAGCCAATCAACGTCCGTTTAGTGACAATGATATTACGATGCTACAAGGTTTGGCTGCCAGTGCAGCCGTAGCCCTGGAGAACGCCCAAATGCTTGTTGAGCGCCAACAGGCAGAAAAGGCTCTACGAGAAAGCGAACAGAGATTAGGCGCTATCTTCAATCAAGCCGCTGTTGGTATTGCACAGGTGGGACTTGATGGAAAATGGTTACTGGTGAACCAAAAGTTGTGTGACATTGTGGGTTACACGAGTCAGGAACTTTTACAGCAAACGTTCCAAGATATTACTCACCCTGATGACCAAAATATTAGCCTCAAATACCTTCAGCAAATGATGGCTGGTGAGATTCAAACTTACTCGCTGGAAAAACGCTACATTTGTAAAAATTCTCTCCCCCTTTGGATTAATCTGACCGCTTCGATTGTCCGAGATTCGTCCGGCGAACCGCAGTACTTTATTGTTATTATTGAAGATATTAGCGCTCGCAAAACGACTGAAGAAGAACACAAAAAATTAGTTTCACTGATTGAAAATAGTTCTGATTTTATTGCCTTAGCTTCAATGACGGGAGAAGTCCTCTACGTGAATGAGGCGGGTAAACAGCTAGTAGGACTCGATAGTAATGACGAGGTTAAGAGTACACTCGTACTCGACTACCTGATGGAAGACAATCGGGTCGAGTACCTAGAGCAAATTGTGCCACTCTTGATGAAAAACGGACGTTGGGAGGACGAATATCGCTTCAGGAACTTCAAAACAAACCAGCCAATTGTAGTGCATCATAACTGTTTTCTGATCACAGACTCGCGAACTGATGAGGCGATCGCGATCGCAACAGTAACCCGCGATATTACGGAGCGCAAACGGGCACAGAAAGAACTGCAAAAAAGCTATAACCTCCTACAATCCGTCATTAATAGCACCCCGGATGCCATTGTAGTTAAGGATTTGCAAAGCCGCTATGTGATGATCAATGCGGCGGTTTGCGATATCCAAGGAAAGCCTGAATCAGAAATTCTGGGTCGAGATGATAGTGAGTTGTTCCCATCTGATACGGCGCTTCTGATCATGGAAAATGATCGTCGCATCATCAGTACAGGTGAAACAGAAATTATTGAGGAAGAGCTACTCATCGAAGGCGTTCAAAAAACGTATCTTTCTACAAAAAGCGTCTGGCGAGATGCTCAAGGAAATGCCATTGGTGTCATTTTGATTGCCAGAGATATCACCGATCGCAAACGAGCCGAGCAGGAAATTAAAGAACTCAATCAAAACTTAGAACGTCGTGTTACCGAACGCACAGCCGAACTTAAAGCCATCAATCAGGAACTTGAATCTTTTTCTTATTCAGTTTCTCACGATCTACGAGCACCTTTGCGGGGAATTGATGGCTTTAGCCAAGCCCTTTTAGACCGCTACGTTGACCAGCTCGATGAGAAAGGCAAACACTACCTCCAACGAATTCGTACAGGTACGCAGCGGATGGGCGAACTCATTGATGATTTGCTCAAGTTATCGCGAGTCACCCGTAGTGAGATGCAGCGCACACAAGTCGATTTGAGCGCCTTGGCAAGGGAGATCGCCGCAGAACTCCAACGTACACAACCTGAACGGCAAGTGGAATGGGCGATCGCACCTAGACTGATTGCCTATGGAGATGCGAGGCTTGTGCGAATTGTGTTGGAGAATCTGCTTAACAATTCTTGGAAATTTACGTCAGCGCGGATGCTGGCACGGATTGAATTTGATAGCCAACTTCAGGAAGATGCTAAAACTGTCTACTTTGTGAATGACAACGGTGCAGGCTTCGAGATGGCTTACGCCAATAAACTTTTTGGAGCCTTCCAGCGCTTACACAGCCAAGCTCAATTTCCCGGTAGTGGGATTGGACTAGCCACCGTCCAACGCATTATTCACCGACATGGAGGTCGTGTGTGGGCAGAAGGAGCCGTTGAACAAGGGGCTAAATTCTATTTCACCTTGTAACCTCAAAAAAATTCTTGCCCTCTTATTATAAATAGGCGTTAACATTCTTGAGGCTGTAAGCTAAAAGGAGGTTCTTTACTAGTTCTCAAAGGGCTAAACAGGTGGGCCAAAGAAACGCTCTACTCCTTGTGGAAGATAATCCTGACGATGAAGAATTAACGTTGCTGGCTTTCGAGCAAAGCAGGATTACCAATGAGGTCGTGGTAGCCCATGACGGAGTAGAAGCGCTAGACTATTTATTCGGTACAGGAATGTACGCAAGTCGTGACTTGAGCGTCATGCCAGCTCTAATCCTCCTAGATTTACAATTACCTAGAATAAATGGATTGGAAGTATTACAGCGATTGCGTGCCAACAACCGAACAAAATTTCTTCCTGTCGTGATTCTGACAACATCCAATGAACAGCAAGACTTGATGAATAGT from Microcoleus sp. AS-A8 encodes:
- the trpC gene encoding indole-3-glycerol phosphate synthase TrpC, with the translated sequence MQIRRRPPSPPVDISIIRYQVKVPDAEPRHILEEIVWHKEAEVDQMRERLPLVELRKQVQTAPAPRDFQAALLCGKTRPALIAEVKKASPSKGVIREDFDPAAIAQAYHQGGATAISVLTDQKFFQGSWENLSQVRAAIDLPVLCKEFIIYPYQIYLARCYGADAVLLIAAILSDQDLQYFVKIAKSLSMTPLIEVHTLQELDRVLSLDGVTLVGINNRNLEDFSIDLQTTCHLLEARSHQLQERGIAVVSESGLHTTADLERVACAGATAVLIGESLVKQPDPAIAIADLFAKA
- a CDS encoding DUF5340 domain-containing protein, which encodes MEPIPLPSYIHYELLLQLLERQTSFAVSQKPAVREQVHQLISTLRKALAQQKQLEQSCQRANIPVEYRWSLNSASLEPDHSADVFPLGQKPEVSK
- the lpdA gene encoding dihydrolipoyl dehydrogenase, with amino-acid sequence MNVSQEFDYDLVIIGAGVGGHGAALHAVSCGLKTAIIEAAQMGGTCVNRGCIPSKALLAASGRVRELRNAHHLKSLGIQVGSVEFDRQAISSHATNLVSKIRGDLTNSLKRLGVDIIQGWGRVAGQQKVTVATDSGEKTITAKDILLSTGSIPFVPPGIEIDGKTVFTSDDAVKLDWLPDWVAIIGSGYIGLEFADVYTALGSEITMIEALDQLMPTFDPDIAKLATRILITPRDIETHVGVFATKVIPGSPVVIELTNPKTKEVVDVLEVDACLVATGRIPATKNLGLDAVGAETDRRGFIPVNDTMAVLSGGEPVPHLWAIGDATGQMMLAHAASAQGIAAVENMCGRHRTVDYRSIPAAAFTHPEISYVGLTEPAAKELGEKEGFEVATVRSYFKGNSKAIAEGEADGIAKVIYRPDTGEVLGVHILGLHASDLIHEASNAIAQRQSVNTLAYLVHAHPTLSEVLDEAYKRAVLSH
- a CDS encoding DUF2949 domain-containing protein, with protein sequence MTPTTYTRFLRFLQEELAIPTDSLAIAQRYREHDPGPLPMILWQYGLVTLEQLDRIYDWLETV
- a CDS encoding RNA methyltransferase, whose translation is MLTSLQNPLVKQIRKLHNAKGRREQQLFLLEGTHLLEEACAVGYPLVTVCFTPEWQERHQQLWQDAASRCQRAELVSPEVLKALATTVQPDGVVATAQRFLTSDSAPLPEVPLLTGVGLALETLQDPGNLGTIIRTAAAAGTDRLWLSTDSVDVDNPKVLRSSAGQWFRLPVTISPDLQEVVSQCQAQGIQVVATLPDATLNYWDIDLRGPTLILLGNEAAGLRTDLAIQADRQVKIPLMPGVESLNVAIAAALMLYEAQRQRHKQG
- a CDS encoding response regulator transcription factor codes for the protein MHSATLDPNPCVLVVETDEAFAERLSLDLKEAGYCTVVAHDASSGWHQACELQPAMVVVDRALAGESGLRLCTQIRSSGSRVPILLLMARDTVDDRVACLESGADDYFLKPYRTEPFLQMVRLYLEPKTNATEQLRFGELVLDLTTRRAMRGGRAIDLTMKEFELLKYLMMHPREVLTREQILENVWGYDFMGESNVIEVYIRYLRLKIEDEGEKRLIQTVRGVGYVLRES
- a CDS encoding DUF192 domain-containing protein; its protein translation is MKCQMGLSGIVLSLLLMSCASSVPAESGQERLLSQQPTPAPVVSSSPTNAGQMLPISAQAEIRGQRISLEVARTRQQQQMGLMYRTSLADNRGMLFPFDPPQPTSFWMKNTKIPLDMIFLRDGQVKAIVANVPPCKADPCPSYGPQNTILIDQVIELRAGRAAELGLKVGDRVSIQFLDSNNPPTPRPTS
- a CDS encoding alanine--glyoxylate aminotransferase family protein, translated to MDNKHMLMIPGPTPVPEQVLLALAGHPISHRSDEFSAIMAEVTQNLKWLHQTENDVLVLTASGTGAMEAGIINFLSPGDRVLVGCNGKFGDRWADLCAAFGLEVEKITAQWGKSLDTEQFREKLAADRDKQIKAVIITHSETSTGVLNDLETLNRHVKEHGEALIIVDAVTSLGSVHLPIDRWGLDVVASGSQKGYMTPPGLAFVSVSPKAWEAYQTAKLPRFYLDLGVYKKAAANNINPFTPPVNLVVALQVALRMMQAEGLDSIFARHQRLMKATREALKALSLPLFAADEVASPAITAVAPVSVDSEQIRSVIQKRFDIALAGGQDHLKGKIFRIGHLGFVSDRDILCLIAALESTLQELAYESFMPGVGVAAAARVMSH